The Nodosilinea sp. PGN35 genome has a window encoding:
- a CDS encoding CPBP family intramembrane glutamic endopeptidase, whose amino-acid sequence MSQIPSNHPTALGKTTTSSSRPNRVPRPRLPEGIVGLVVFSVVGYGIGSQLSRLGLDPVAYGLVFTALSGIAGIAGFAAAVLLRIRSLSPFGVRQTSRRWLLIGVGAGVVAFVVKGLAVLAYIALTGDSSTPQTVYAEGGSGGVLSLILATLFLGFLTPLGEELIFRGVIANVLLRHGPVFGVVSSALIFAFMHGINIVFPAALVMGLVGAELLRRSGSVWPAVVVHVVFNLPTVPVMVLAGIG is encoded by the coding sequence ATGTCTCAAATTCCTTCTAACCACCCGACGGCGTTAGGAAAGACCACCACGTCTTCATCCCGACCCAACCGGGTTCCACGTCCGCGCTTACCCGAGGGCATTGTTGGCCTTGTCGTCTTTAGCGTAGTCGGGTACGGAATTGGCTCGCAGCTCTCGCGGCTCGGACTCGACCCCGTGGCCTACGGATTGGTCTTCACCGCGCTCTCCGGCATCGCTGGCATCGCCGGGTTTGCCGCCGCTGTGCTGCTCCGCATCCGTTCCCTCAGCCCCTTCGGCGTCCGCCAAACCTCTAGACGCTGGCTCCTCATCGGGGTTGGGGCGGGAGTGGTCGCCTTTGTGGTCAAGGGGTTGGCGGTGCTGGCCTACATCGCCCTCACCGGGGATAGCTCCACCCCTCAGACTGTGTACGCCGAAGGTGGCAGTGGTGGGGTACTGTCCTTAATCCTGGCGACGCTGTTTCTCGGTTTTCTCACCCCCCTGGGCGAGGAGCTGATCTTTCGGGGCGTCATCGCCAACGTGCTGCTGCGCCACGGGCCAGTTTTCGGGGTCGTGAGCAGTGCCCTGATCTTCGCCTTCATGCACGGCATCAACATAGTTTTTCCGGCGGCTTTGGTGATGGGTCTTGTCGGTGCCGAGCTGCTGCGCCGCAGCGGCTCGGTCTGGCCCGCCGTCGTCGTTCACGTTGTCTTCAACCTGCCCACGGTTCCGGTCATGGTGCTCGCTGGCATAGGCTGA
- a CDS encoding TetR/AcrR family transcriptional regulator: protein MGSDTTNETTKNERKPGRMSAQRQQRIRLEISREAARLFWEQGVAATTGEQIAAAVGLSVRTLWRYFRNKESCVEPVLAQDGEEFVALLRRWPRDVSLEDHLMEWAVNRTKDPDQQSFDQAVIKMTVLAEKEPDLRTAWLMINDRIERALVEIFADRLRRSPDDIEVRLHAAAATAVVRVISEDVSSALMAGSDPTSLGNTLGQMARAVHIATGGAIGDPVDP from the coding sequence GTGGGGAGTGACACTACCAACGAGACCACAAAGAACGAGCGCAAGCCAGGGAGGATGAGTGCGCAGCGGCAGCAGCGGATACGTCTGGAGATTTCGCGGGAGGCGGCGCGGTTGTTTTGGGAGCAAGGCGTCGCGGCCACGACCGGCGAGCAAATCGCTGCGGCAGTGGGTCTCTCGGTGCGCACTCTCTGGCGGTACTTCCGCAACAAGGAGAGCTGTGTCGAGCCGGTCTTGGCTCAGGATGGCGAGGAGTTTGTGGCGCTATTGCGCCGCTGGCCTCGGGATGTCTCCCTGGAAGATCACCTCATGGAGTGGGCAGTGAATCGGACTAAAGATCCCGATCAGCAGTCCTTTGATCAGGCTGTGATCAAGATGACCGTGCTGGCCGAAAAAGAGCCGGATCTGCGGACGGCCTGGCTAATGATCAACGACCGAATAGAGCGTGCTCTAGTCGAGATCTTTGCAGATCGCCTGCGGCGATCGCCTGACGATATCGAGGTGCGGCTGCACGCTGCGGCGGCCACCGCAGTCGTGCGCGTTATTAGTGAAGACGTCAGTTCAGCCCTGATGGCGGGATCCGATCCCACCTCGCTTGGCAACACGCTTGGGCAGATGGCCCGCGCCGTGCACATAGCAACTGGTGGGGCGATCGGTGATCCTGTCGATCCTTGA
- the map gene encoding type I methionyl aminopeptidase: MNRQNLLSIVGDFVQPQAHPGLVLLSSRELGKMRRVGRLAANLLKHLEPMVQPGVSTQALDDEAARWMQAHGAVSATLGYAPPGYPPFTGSICTSVNEVVCHGIPNPNQILKDGDIINIDVTPRLDGYHGDTSRTFLVGNVSATARKLVEATQASMMRGIAEIKPGARVGDIGAAIQAYAEAKGFSVVRDMVGHGIGRQMHTEFQIPHYGKRGSGLKLRPGMVFTVEPMLNEGTSNLKFLADRWTVITKDKKLSAQFEHTVAVTEEGVEVLTLP; this comes from the coding sequence ATGAACCGTCAAAATTTGCTTTCAATCGTCGGAGATTTTGTGCAACCCCAAGCCCATCCAGGGCTGGTTTTGCTTTCCAGTAGAGAATTAGGCAAGATGCGCCGGGTTGGACGACTTGCTGCCAACCTCCTCAAGCATCTTGAGCCGATGGTGCAACCTGGAGTGAGTACGCAAGCTTTAGACGATGAGGCGGCGCGTTGGATGCAAGCCCATGGTGCCGTCAGTGCCACGCTTGGTTACGCACCTCCTGGTTATCCCCCTTTTACAGGTTCAATTTGCACCAGCGTCAATGAAGTAGTTTGTCACGGAATTCCGAATCCAAACCAAATTCTTAAAGACGGGGATATTATCAACATCGATGTGACACCACGCCTAGACGGTTATCATGGGGATACGTCTAGAACATTTTTGGTCGGTAATGTATCTGCAACAGCTCGGAAGCTGGTTGAAGCCACTCAAGCATCGATGATGCGAGGCATTGCTGAAATCAAGCCAGGGGCAAGAGTTGGTGACATTGGTGCTGCAATTCAAGCCTATGCCGAGGCGAAAGGGTTCTCAGTTGTTCGAGACATGGTTGGGCATGGCATTGGTAGGCAGATGCATACAGAATTTCAAATTCCTCACTATGGTAAACGAGGTAGTGGGTTAAAGCTGCGTCCAGGAATGGTCTTTACGGTTGAACCGATGCTAAATGAAGGAACGAGTAATCTTAAATTTCTTGCGGATCGCTGGACTGTGATTACAAAAGACAAGAAACTATCTGCTCAGTTTGAGCATACCGTTGCTGTGACAGAGGAAGGAGTAGAAGTTCTAACTCTTCCCTAG
- a CDS encoding CopG family transcriptional regulator, with amino-acid sequence MGGKTDLERVVAYVPPELKQELEEWAQADERSVSWLVAKLIDRSLRERRKQQSVSEVATMR; translated from the coding sequence ATGGGCGGTAAAACAGACTTGGAGCGAGTGGTTGCTTACGTTCCTCCCGAGCTAAAACAAGAATTGGAGGAGTGGGCGCAGGCAGATGAACGATCTGTCTCTTGGCTGGTTGCAAAACTAATTGATAGGTCTTTGCGAGAACGTCGAAAGCAGCAAAGTGTTTCAGAAGTAGCCACTATGCGCTGA
- a CDS encoding response regulator, whose protein sequence is MHKYSKGGLREDILLVDDTPDNLRVLSAMLTNQGYEVRKALSGQRAIASVQSDLPDLILLDIRMPGMDGYSVCQQLKSDPNTRDVPVIFISALDDALDKVKAFAVGGVDYVTKPFQEMEVLARIEHQLCIQRLKQQLLEHNQELARSNQELEQFAYVVSHDLQQPLQSITGFAKMMLIKYQDKLDREALDFLNRIHGSGDRMQRLIQDLLSYSKTGLQGQAMQAVDLNAVLNQVLENLDSSAKQEQIILGCASLPTVMGYETQLIQLFQNLICNAIKFVEPGVVPQIEIAALQEEDWWLLEVSDNGIGIDAQYLDKIFNMFQRTQSAESYSGTGIGLANCKKIVRNHGGRLWATSQLGSGTTFHFTLPGSGDPP, encoded by the coding sequence ATGCATAAATATTCAAAAGGTGGTCTGCGAGAAGATATTTTGCTGGTGGACGATACCCCAGACAATCTGAGGGTGTTGTCTGCTATGCTGACCAACCAGGGCTATGAGGTGCGCAAAGCCCTGAGCGGGCAGCGGGCGATCGCGTCGGTGCAGTCAGATCTGCCCGATCTAATCTTGCTGGACATCAGAATGCCGGGCATGGACGGCTATAGCGTGTGCCAACAGTTAAAATCTGACCCCAACACCCGCGACGTTCCGGTTATCTTTATCAGCGCCCTAGACGATGCCTTAGATAAGGTCAAAGCCTTTGCCGTAGGTGGTGTTGACTACGTGACCAAGCCCTTTCAGGAAATGGAAGTGCTCGCCCGTATTGAGCATCAGCTCTGCATCCAGCGGCTGAAACAGCAGTTGCTAGAGCACAACCAAGAACTGGCTCGCTCCAATCAAGAGCTAGAGCAATTTGCCTACGTGGTGTCCCACGATTTACAGCAGCCGCTCCAGAGTATCACCGGTTTTGCCAAGATGATGCTGATCAAATACCAGGACAAATTAGATCGAGAGGCCCTTGATTTTCTCAATCGAATCCACGGTTCCGGCGATCGCATGCAGCGGCTGATTCAAGACTTGCTGTCTTACTCTAAAACGGGCCTACAGGGTCAAGCAATGCAGGCCGTCGATCTAAATGCTGTGCTGAACCAGGTGCTAGAAAACTTGGACAGCAGTGCCAAACAAGAGCAGATTATCCTTGGTTGCGCCTCGCTGCCTACCGTCATGGGCTACGAGACTCAGCTAATTCAGCTATTTCAAAATCTAATCTGCAATGCCATCAAATTTGTGGAGCCGGGGGTGGTTCCACAGATCGAAATTGCTGCGCTACAGGAGGAAGACTGGTGGCTGCTTGAAGTTAGCGACAATGGCATTGGCATTGATGCCCAATACCTCGATAAAATTTTCAACATGTTTCAACGGACTCAGTCCGCTGAAAGCTACTCAGGCACAGGCATTGGCTTAGCCAACTGCAAAAAAATTGTGAGAAATCACGGTGGTCGGCTGTGGGCTACCTCTCAGCTAGGCAGCGGCACGACCTTCCACTTCACGCTACCGGGGAGCGGTGACCCGCCGTAG
- a CDS encoding CHASE2 domain-containing protein: MTKRLGEHLWRLLPGAIAAVAIGLLLQRQAFQPLEQMAYQRLFELRGPRPLDERLVVIAIDDASLRELGRFPWPRYYYTQLLDHLTRQQASIVVMTVLWSEPSGNDAELAKALRRQGATVLAQAWDAENVPLVPVPELKQAAIATGHIMRREDPDGLVRQITPLWGGQPALGVAAVQAHSLRSELVDLPDLGQPLWLNWAGPAAAVQTYSFVDVLEGRLPASALRHKIVVVGATATGLDPLVTPFDRNPPTSGVYLHATAIHNLLQNSALRPLASPYLWLLLLSAPGLSWLMAGWNTPRQLATIAGLCSSWAVASLLLFQAHYWLPTAAPISLFVVTAALAALSDRLREDYLLRRQVTVLWREHHQDLLSYTLTTGVAWQPAPPLPRPQGAIPQVAQLADLAQQLGRSQAMQIAIARTLPVGLLAADADGLVWFCNPVAKQCFAIEVGSPMGAAVVPHWLSADQWQNSLEQLKMGNPSQYSGLHRGNRWFDLSLQPLPVSVPLNPPIIPPPSPGVLLLLEEITEHKQAEAALQRAKEAALREAQRSAAASRAKGDFLAQMSHELRTPLNVILGFAQVMGHDQSLHLDHRNHLKIINRSGQHLLGLINDVLEMSKIEAGRIQLNETPFDLYHLLDDLDSMVRAKAQTKGLQLMIQPADDLPQYIATDEGKLRQILLNLIGNAIKFTETGSVTVRVHRLFDPHRSRTITLVFEVEDTGIGMAAAGLSQLFQPFTQINAGDHTETGTGLGLAISRRFVRLMRGDITVQSTPGQGSRFKFHIQAAPAEAPPLVLCESPGRVVALAPNQPTYRILIVEDQPENSQMLLELLTPLGFELCCSKDGKAGINLWQQWHPHLILMDLRMPVVDGVKATQIIRSLEYDQAKAQGQLSSPSGLSATASPVLGRPSGRTKIIALTASPFEETKANAIAIGCDDFLRKPVQSDLLLGKLAEHLSLTYIYQSSAQAAKAVDYPVDSAILAEMSPEWIQTLHNLAVKGADRPILDLLAQLPETHAPLAKLLTHWLEDFNFDKIIQLTRSNL; the protein is encoded by the coding sequence ATGACTAAGCGCCTAGGAGAACATCTGTGGCGGCTACTCCCTGGGGCGATCGCGGCGGTGGCGATCGGGCTGCTCTTGCAGAGGCAAGCCTTTCAACCCCTAGAGCAGATGGCTTACCAACGTCTATTTGAACTCCGGGGGCCAAGACCGCTAGATGAGCGTCTGGTGGTCATTGCCATCGACGATGCCAGCCTCCGGGAGCTGGGGCGATTTCCCTGGCCGCGCTACTACTACACGCAGCTCCTCGACCATTTGACCCGCCAGCAGGCCAGCATTGTGGTGATGACGGTGCTCTGGTCAGAGCCCAGCGGCAACGACGCTGAGTTGGCCAAGGCCCTACGGCGACAGGGGGCAACGGTACTCGCCCAGGCCTGGGACGCTGAGAATGTCCCTCTGGTGCCGGTGCCGGAACTCAAGCAGGCGGCGATCGCCACAGGCCATATTATGCGGCGAGAAGACCCGGACGGGCTGGTGCGCCAGATTACCCCCCTGTGGGGAGGTCAGCCTGCCCTGGGGGTCGCAGCGGTTCAGGCCCACAGCCTGAGGTCTGAACTGGTCGATCTCCCTGACCTGGGGCAGCCCCTGTGGTTGAACTGGGCAGGCCCAGCCGCCGCCGTTCAGACCTACTCCTTTGTCGATGTGCTGGAGGGCCGCCTGCCGGCGTCCGCCCTGCGACACAAAATCGTGGTTGTGGGAGCCACCGCGACGGGGCTCGATCCCCTGGTCACGCCGTTTGATCGCAACCCACCCACCAGCGGCGTTTACCTCCACGCCACGGCCATTCACAACCTGCTGCAAAACAGCGCCCTGCGGCCCCTGGCCAGCCCCTACCTCTGGCTGCTGCTGCTGAGTGCCCCTGGCCTCAGCTGGCTGATGGCCGGATGGAACACTCCCCGACAACTCGCCACCATCGCCGGGCTGTGCAGCAGCTGGGCCGTGGCCAGCCTGCTGCTGTTTCAGGCCCACTATTGGTTGCCCACGGCGGCCCCGATCAGCCTCTTTGTCGTCACAGCCGCCCTGGCCGCCCTCAGCGATCGCCTGCGGGAAGACTATCTGCTGCGGCGTCAGGTCACCGTGCTTTGGCGGGAGCACCACCAGGACTTGCTCAGCTACACGCTCACTACCGGAGTGGCTTGGCAACCGGCTCCACCGCTGCCTCGACCCCAGGGCGCGATTCCCCAAGTGGCCCAGCTGGCAGATCTGGCTCAGCAGCTGGGGCGCTCTCAGGCAATGCAAATTGCGATCGCCCGCACCCTGCCCGTCGGTCTGCTAGCCGCCGATGCAGACGGTCTGGTTTGGTTTTGTAATCCGGTGGCCAAACAGTGCTTTGCCATTGAGGTGGGGAGTCCTATGGGGGCGGCAGTAGTGCCCCACTGGTTGAGTGCCGACCAGTGGCAAAACAGTCTAGAGCAGCTCAAAATGGGGAATCCTAGTCAATACAGCGGCCTGCATCGGGGCAACCGCTGGTTTGACCTCAGCCTGCAACCCCTGCCCGTCTCTGTGCCCCTCAACCCTCCTATCATTCCCCCTCCCTCCCCTGGCGTCTTGTTACTTCTAGAAGAAATTACCGAGCATAAACAGGCTGAAGCTGCCCTGCAGCGAGCCAAAGAGGCTGCCCTGCGCGAGGCGCAGCGCAGCGCGGCAGCCAGTCGAGCCAAGGGCGATTTTCTGGCCCAAATGAGCCACGAGCTGCGCACCCCGCTGAACGTTATTCTTGGGTTTGCCCAAGTGATGGGTCACGACCAGTCGCTCCACCTCGACCACCGCAACCACCTCAAGATTATTAACCGCAGCGGGCAGCATCTGCTAGGGCTGATCAACGACGTCTTAGAGATGTCAAAAATTGAGGCGGGCAGAATTCAGCTCAACGAAACACCCTTCGATCTCTACCACCTGCTGGACGACTTAGACAGTATGGTGCGGGCCAAGGCCCAGACTAAGGGGCTGCAACTGATGATTCAACCCGCCGACGATTTGCCCCAGTACATCGCCACCGATGAGGGCAAACTCAGGCAAATTTTGCTGAATCTAATCGGCAACGCGATTAAATTCACGGAGACCGGCAGCGTCACCGTGCGGGTTCATCGGCTGTTTGATCCGCACCGTTCCCGTACTATTACCCTGGTATTTGAGGTCGAAGACACCGGCATCGGCATGGCTGCTGCTGGCCTCAGTCAGCTGTTTCAACCCTTTACTCAAATCAATGCCGGTGACCACACCGAGACCGGTACCGGCCTTGGGCTGGCCATCAGCCGACGATTTGTGCGCCTGATGAGGGGAGATATCACCGTACAGAGCACCCCTGGCCAGGGCAGCCGCTTTAAATTTCATATCCAAGCTGCCCCCGCTGAAGCGCCGCCGCTGGTTCTGTGTGAATCGCCAGGGCGAGTCGTCGCCCTGGCACCCAATCAGCCCACCTACCGCATTCTCATTGTTGAAGACCAGCCGGAAAACAGCCAGATGCTGCTGGAGTTGCTGACGCCTCTGGGCTTTGAACTCTGTTGCTCTAAGGACGGTAAAGCCGGTATCAATCTTTGGCAACAGTGGCACCCCCACTTAATTCTGATGGATCTGCGGATGCCGGTGGTCGATGGGGTAAAAGCCACCCAAATAATCCGCTCCCTGGAATACGACCAGGCAAAAGCCCAGGGGCAGTTAAGCTCCCCCTCTGGTCTGTCTGCTACGGCCTCCCCCGTTTTAGGGCGTCCCTCAGGCCGCACCAAAATTATTGCGCTCACGGCTAGCCCCTTTGAAGAAACTAAAGCCAACGCCATCGCCATCGGCTGCGACGACTTTTTGCGCAAGCCGGTTCAATCCGATCTGCTGCTGGGCAAACTCGCTGAGCATTTATCCCTCACCTATATCTATCAATCGTCGGCCCAGGCGGCTAAAGCCGTCGACTATCCCGTTGATTCAGCAATCCTGGCGGAGATGTCGCCCGAGTGGATTCAGACGCTGCACAATCTGGCGGTGAAAGGGGCCGATCGCCCAATCCTCGATCTCCTGGCTCAGCTGCCTGAAACCCATGCTCCCCTGGCCAAACTATTGACCCACTGGCTGGAGGATTTCAACTTTGATAAGATCATTCAGCTCACCCGATCAAATCTTTAA
- a CDS encoding hybrid sensor histidine kinase/response regulator — protein MNSPPANVCKGSILVVDDSPDNLRILSASLSTMGYKVRCVTNGEMALVSVRSYPPDLILLDIRMPALDGYEVCHRLKSAPETEGIPIIFLSALDDVLDKVRAFELGGADYVTKPFQTGEILARIAHQLTIQRLQNQLTEQNQQLQKEIEAHKRTAAALQDAKEIAEIANRAKSNFIARMSHELRTPLNSILGFSGLMIDDSLLTEEHQDYVAGIHKNARQLLKMINQVLTITRDESAHITLKKQDFDLHSLLEEIVGDWRPQAEKQGLQFNLLIDPQVPKYIHSDAVKLRQILIQLLKNAIQFTSAGQVNLRVNLEDNYWQSCAADAPPEPHDQQSAPILYFEVGDTGCGIADHEVSHLFHSFGQSESEQRPRQGLGLGLYISHQYIQALGGQISLSSTPGQGTKARFFLPTQLATVAAKALPRGASAEVEPLGEGSPTVSTMTLATAEALMAEALGQGLPLSWAIQLHRAAMQGFDQQITVLIKQIPEVYRPLTTVLSDWNKNFQFDPIVAITQRVVDRSR, from the coding sequence ATGAACTCACCCCCAGCCAATGTTTGTAAAGGCAGTATTCTTGTCGTAGATGACTCACCGGACAACCTGCGAATTTTGTCGGCTAGCCTATCTACCATGGGCTACAAGGTTCGCTGCGTTACCAATGGCGAAATGGCCCTGGTCAGCGTCAGATCCTACCCCCCCGATCTGATCTTGTTGGATATTCGCATGCCTGCCCTAGACGGCTATGAGGTCTGCCATCGGCTAAAATCTGCCCCAGAAACCGAGGGCATTCCAATCATTTTTTTGAGTGCTCTAGATGATGTGCTGGACAAGGTCAGGGCTTTTGAACTGGGCGGTGCTGACTATGTCACTAAACCCTTCCAAACCGGGGAGATTCTGGCACGCATTGCTCATCAGCTAACAATTCAGCGTCTGCAAAATCAGCTAACTGAACAGAATCAGCAGCTTCAGAAAGAGATTGAGGCCCACAAACGCACTGCCGCAGCTCTGCAAGACGCCAAAGAAATTGCCGAAATTGCCAACCGAGCTAAGAGCAATTTCATCGCCCGCATGAGCCACGAACTCAGAACTCCCTTAAACAGTATTCTGGGTTTCTCGGGCTTGATGATCGACGACTCCTTGCTCACGGAAGAGCACCAGGACTATGTTGCGGGCATTCATAAAAATGCCCGTCAGCTCCTCAAAATGATCAATCAAGTCCTCACAATTACTCGGGATGAGTCCGCTCATATCACGCTTAAAAAGCAGGATTTTGACCTGCATTCGCTGCTGGAAGAAATTGTAGGTGACTGGCGTCCCCAGGCTGAGAAGCAGGGGTTGCAGTTTAATCTATTGATTGACCCTCAGGTGCCAAAATATATCCACTCCGATGCCGTCAAGCTGCGGCAGATTCTCATTCAGCTCCTCAAAAATGCCATTCAGTTCACCAGCGCGGGACAGGTCAATCTGCGGGTAAATCTAGAGGACAACTATTGGCAAAGCTGTGCCGCCGATGCACCGCCAGAACCGCACGATCAACAATCTGCTCCCATCCTGTATTTTGAAGTTGGCGACACTGGCTGCGGCATTGCTGACCACGAGGTCAGTCATCTCTTTCACTCCTTTGGTCAGTCGGAGTCGGAGCAGCGACCCAGGCAAGGTCTAGGCCTTGGCCTCTACATCAGCCATCAGTACATCCAGGCCCTAGGGGGGCAAATCAGCCTCTCGAGCACCCCTGGGCAGGGTACCAAGGCCAGGTTCTTCCTCCCGACTCAGTTGGCAACGGTAGCCGCAAAGGCCTTGCCCAGGGGTGCCTCGGCCGAGGTCGAGCCGCTGGGCGAAGGCTCACCGACGGTCTCGACTATGACCCTGGCGACGGCTGAAGCTCTAATGGCCGAAGCCCTGGGGCAGGGGCTGCCCCTGAGTTGGGCAATTCAGCTGCACAGGGCGGCTATGCAGGGGTTTGATCAGCAAATTACAGTGCTGATCAAACAGATTCCCGAGGTCTATCGGCCTTTGACAACGGTGCTGTCGGATTGGAACAAAAACTTTCAATTTGATCCAATTGTTGCCATTACCCAGCGTGTTGTAGACCGGAGCCGATGA
- a CDS encoding response regulator → MKQILVIDDEDDIREIAKVSLQTLKQWQVLTAGSGEEGVAIAAQVQPDAILLDVLMPGVDGLQTLQLLKKTPATQLIPVIMLTATGGIVSEQQYAELGAQAIMSKPFDPGLLGDQIALALHWDSE, encoded by the coding sequence ATGAAACAAATTCTCGTAATTGATGATGAAGATGATATTCGCGAAATAGCTAAAGTCAGCCTGCAAACTCTGAAGCAGTGGCAGGTGCTAACCGCCGGTTCTGGAGAAGAGGGGGTGGCGATCGCGGCTCAGGTTCAGCCCGACGCTATTTTGCTGGATGTCTTAATGCCTGGGGTAGATGGGCTCCAAACTCTCCAGCTTTTAAAGAAAACGCCTGCAACTCAGCTCATTCCGGTCATTATGCTCACGGCGACAGGGGGAATTGTCTCGGAGCAACAGTATGCTGAACTGGGAGCCCAGGCCATCATGAGCAAACCCTTTGACCCCGGCCTGCTGGGCGATCAAATCGCCCTAGCCCTACACTGGGACAGTGAATAG
- a CDS encoding response regulator, with translation MRILLVDDDELLTQQLADFLVSQHYAVDVALDGEAGWDYAQAADYDLIVLDINLPKLDGIRLCQKLRQARYSNPILLLTAQSDTSDKVVGLDAGADDYLVKPCTLNELSARIRALLRRLGTLKSPVLRSGELCINPSTCEVTYQGKPLPLSPKEYSLLELFLRHPQRIFSGTSILEHLWSFGDTPGEETVRTHIKRLRQKLRAAGAVDVIDTVYGMGYRLQPPQAAPPDPQKAALRDETREAAIALWEKFKQPTLQRLTSLEQAVVALGSGALPEALRQSALADAHKLSGCLGMFGFSAGSRLSQAIEQSLKTAAPEMVGQLSALVVALRQELQQPPRLPGESQPPLRPAPPLPEGGSAQPEPPSRPPTLALAPLKVLAVDDDEAILATLQTMLSRWGIEPLALSDPLQVWGVLEQEVPDLLILDVDMPGLNGIDLCKLIRSHDTWNGLPILFLTAQREPDIVLKLYSSGADDYVAKPFTEPEVITRIFNRIERHRLLATWRKPSLR, from the coding sequence ATGCGCATTCTACTGGTAGATGATGATGAGCTTTTAACCCAGCAGCTGGCGGATTTTTTGGTGTCGCAACACTACGCCGTAGATGTGGCCCTAGACGGCGAGGCCGGCTGGGACTACGCCCAGGCCGCCGATTATGACCTGATCGTGCTCGATATCAATTTGCCTAAGCTCGACGGCATTCGCCTCTGCCAAAAACTGCGCCAGGCCCGGTATAGCAATCCCATTTTGCTGCTCACGGCCCAGAGCGATACCTCAGATAAAGTGGTTGGTCTCGATGCCGGTGCCGACGACTATCTAGTCAAACCCTGCACCCTCAACGAGCTGTCTGCCCGCATCCGCGCCTTGCTACGTCGCCTTGGCACTCTGAAAAGTCCAGTGCTGCGATCGGGGGAGCTGTGCATCAACCCCAGCACCTGTGAAGTGACTTACCAGGGCAAACCACTGCCCCTGTCCCCCAAGGAATACAGCCTGCTGGAGCTATTTCTGCGGCATCCCCAGCGGATTTTTAGCGGCACCAGTATTCTGGAGCACCTCTGGAGCTTTGGCGACACCCCCGGCGAGGAAACCGTCAGAACTCACATCAAACGGCTGCGGCAAAAACTCAGAGCGGCCGGGGCGGTTGACGTCATCGATACGGTGTACGGTATGGGCTACCGGCTCCAGCCCCCCCAAGCGGCCCCCCCCGACCCCCAAAAAGCAGCCCTGCGGGATGAGACTCGGGAAGCTGCGATCGCCCTGTGGGAAAAATTTAAGCAGCCCACCCTCCAGCGGTTGACCAGCCTGGAGCAAGCGGTAGTCGCCCTGGGCTCGGGGGCGTTGCCCGAGGCGCTGCGCCAGAGCGCCCTGGCGGATGCCCACAAGCTATCGGGCTGCCTGGGCATGTTTGGCTTTTCGGCAGGGTCTCGGCTCAGCCAGGCGATCGAGCAGAGCTTAAAAACCGCTGCCCCTGAAATGGTGGGTCAGCTGTCGGCCCTAGTCGTGGCCCTGCGGCAAGAATTGCAGCAGCCCCCCCGACTGCCGGGGGAGTCACAACCACCGCTACGGCCAGCCCCACCGCTGCCGGAGGGCGGCTCAGCCCAGCCAGAGCCGCCTAGCCGCCCTCCCACTTTAGCCCTGGCCCCGCTCAAAGTGCTCGCCGTCGATGACGACGAGGCTATTCTGGCCACCTTGCAAACCATGCTCTCCCGGTGGGGAATCGAGCCCCTAGCCCTGAGCGATCCCCTCCAGGTGTGGGGCGTTTTAGAGCAGGAAGTGCCCGACCTGCTAATTCTAGACGTAGATATGCCCGGACTGAACGGTATTGACCTCTGCAAACTCATCCGCAGTCACGATACCTGGAACGGTTTACCGATCCTATTTCTAACCGCCCAGCGGGAACCAGACATCGTGCTCAAACTCTACAGTTCGGGAGCCGACGACTACGTGGCCAAACCCTTTACCGAACCCGAAGTGATCACCCGCATCTTCAACCGCATCGAACGCCATCGTCTTCTGGCCACCTGGCGCAAACCCTCCCTCAGATAG